One genomic window of Lepeophtheirus salmonis chromosome 5, UVic_Lsal_1.4, whole genome shotgun sequence includes the following:
- the LOC121117996 gene encoding uncharacterized protein, translating to MNGTCLTANDCQSRNGSPGGTCAAGYGTCCIISLGCGGMSSSNNTYFTSSGTETGMCSVTICPCDSNVCQLRLEFESFMLAGPSTISTSAFTIIKGTGVAGIGGKSTAVSQKTLCLSDTFSITSPGGATGPTICGINTGQHMIMPMNSPSCNTLNMNLRGGPGSANWRIRAIQTECNSEVRAPDGCTKFFFGPVSHCLLTYNFDGGLHLGNQMENFCIRRERRMCSICYSTAMDMDFDLTTKIAAGTKLSGDSGQCCNYGKTNQNHKGYDCIILPGKVFMSKALQNVLKANEFCGRGKGIIGPNNSVCTNSMPFRINFRSDGFESTNNEASVNNKGFKIYAIQNPC from the exons ATGAATGGAACATGTTTGACAG CTAACGATTGTCAATCTAGAAATGGATCTCCTGGAGGAACATGTGCAGCTGGATATGGAACTTGTTGTATAA TTTCATTGGGCTGTGGTGGAATGTCCAGTTCTAACAACACATATTTTACATCATCTGGTACTGAAACTGGCATGTGCTCTGTCACCATATGCCCTTGTGATTCCAACGTCTGTCAATTAAG ACTTGAATTTGAGTCCTTCATGTTGGCAGGCCCCAGCACCATAAGTACATCCGCCTTTACCATAATAAAAGGAACTGGTGTTGCAGGAATCGGAGGAAAATCAACAGCTGTCTCTCAAAAGACTTTATGTTTATCGGATACTTTTTCCATCACGTCGCCCGGTGGTGCCACAGGTCCTACaatttgtggaataaataccGGACAACACA TGATTATGCCCATGAATTCACCTTCTTGCAATACATTGAATATGAATCTTAGAGGTGGACCTGGGTCGGCTAATTGGAGAATACGAGCTATTCAAACAGAATGTAACTCTGAAGTTAGAGCTCCAGATGGATGTacgaagtttttttttggaccaGTTAGTCATTGCCTTCTTACGTATAACTTTGATGGGGGTCTTCACTTGGGTAACCAAATggaaaatttttgtattag acgTGAAAGAAGAATGTGCTCCATTTGTTATTCAACTGCCATGGATATGGACTTTGATCTAACAACTAAAATTGCTGCTGGCACTAAACTTAGCGGTGACAGTGGACAATGCTGCAACTATGGAAAAACTAATCAAAATCATAAAGGTTATGACTGCATTATTTTGCCTGGTAAAGTATTCATGAGCAAGGCATTGCAGAACGTATTAAAAGCCAATGAATTTTGTGGCAGAGGTAAAGGAATTATTGGCCCCAATAATTCAGTTTGCA CAAATTCAATGCCCTTCAGAATTAATTTCCGCAGTGATGGATTTGAGTCGACAAACAATGAAGCATCTGTAAACAACAAGGGTTTTAAAATCTATGCCATTCAAAATCCCTGCTAG